A single genomic interval of Arachis duranensis cultivar V14167 chromosome 7, aradu.V14167.gnm2.J7QH, whole genome shotgun sequence harbors:
- the LOC107496053 gene encoding fasciclin-like arabinogalactan protein 19, with translation MAIWLVVFITLFTVGESQPTPPFNQTDLQEAMADMRSKSYYGFVILLKILNSQPNSLQTNDLTFLMPSDEELSQYTITPDQLHDFIFSHSIPTSLVLNHLLHFPNGSVVPSSLPSRVISITNSGRAGLFVNNAKVVTPNVCQTSFIRCHGISAALTFENDAPFRRVQDPKNPPKGSDVPVPNHSVKKMSIPPLY, from the coding sequence ATGGCTATCTGGCTTGTGGTCTTTATTACCCTATTCACAGTTGGTGAATCTCAGCCCACGCCGCCTTTCAACCAAACTGATTTGCAGGAAGCCATGGCTGACATGAGAAGTAAGTCTTACTACGGATTTGTGATCCTCCTCAAAATCCTCAACAGCCAACCAAACTCACTGCAGACCAATGATCTGACATTCCTAATGCCAAGTGATGAAGAACTATCTCAGTACACAATAACTCCAGACCAGCTTCATGATTTCATATTCAGTCATTCTATTCCAACATCACTGGTGCTCAATCATCTATTGCATTTCCCAAATGGCTCTGTGGTTCCCTCAAGTCTTCCAAGCAGGGTGATCAGCATAACCAATAGTGGGAGAGCAGGTTTGTTTGTCAACAATGCAAAAGTAGTCACACCAAATGTGTGCCAAACCTCTTTCATAAGGTGCCATGGAATCAGTGCAGCTTTGACATTCGAGAATGATGCACCTTTTCGCCGAGTTCAAGATCCCAAGAATCCCCCAAAGGGTAGTGATGTACCAGTCCCAAATCATTCTGTCAAAAAGATGAGCATTCCGCCTCTCTATTAA
- the LOC107496141 gene encoding OBERON-like protein, whose protein sequence is MLPPRQQSRAGGPQTSLSLVPLDTRLSPEEPRSNSDNLRESPTESASSRETWPTADAIASKKIENGKAEIDCPEQSVIRRVSTADKISLQDIARERVDVICEKMHHLPEEFLEELKNGLRVILEGGNGSQHREEFFILQKLVQSRSDLTAKTLIRAHRVQLEILVAINTGIQGFLHPSISLSQTSLIEIFVYKRCRNIACQSQLPADDCTCETCTNSNGFCNLCMCVVCSKFDFEVNTCRWIGCDLCSHWTHTDCAIREQLICMGPSVKSGAGASEMVFRCQACNRTSELLGWVKDVFQHCAPSWDGEALMRELDFVSRIFHGSKDQRGRKLFWKCDDLKEKLKTGKVDAKAACRAILMVFQELEMDSPKSLENSEGGRLIAPQEACNRIAEVVQEAIRKMEIVADEKMRMFKKARLALEACDRELADKAREAAELKMDRQKKKVQIEELERIVRLKTAESDMFQLKANEAKREAEKLQRIALAKSDKSEEEYTSNYLKQKLSEAEAEKQYLYEKIKLQESSRVSQSSSGGDPSSMLMYSKIHDLLYSVPPKADSQSNECHPFRTNP, encoded by the exons ATGCTTCCTCCACGACAGCAATCCCGGGCTGGTGGACCACAAACATCCCTGTCTCTAGTTCCATTGGATACTCGTCTTTCTCCGGAGGAACCCAGATCAAACTCTGACAACCTCCGTGAATCTCCTACTGAAAGTGCCAGTTCTCGAGAAACTTGGCCTACAGCTGATGCAATCGCATCAAAGAAGATTGAGAATGGTAAAGCTGAGATTGATTGCCCTGAGCAGTCTGTTATTCGCCGTGTTTCTACTGCAGACAAAATTAGTCTTCAGGACATTGCAAGAGAAAGAGTTGATGTAATATGTGAAAAAATGCATCATCTACCCGAAGAATTTCTAGAGGAGCTAAAAAACGGACTTAGAGTCATCCTTGAGGGAGGTAATGGCTCACAGCATCGGGAAGAATTTTTCATTTTGCAGAAGCTTGTTCAGAGCAGATCTGATTTAACAGCCAAGACATTGATTAGAGCACATCGAGTGCAGCTTGAAATCCTTGTTGCCATAAATACTGGAATTCAGGGATTCTTACATCCAAGCATCAGCCTATCACAGACTTCCCTGATTGAGATATTTGTGTACAAGAGATGTAGAAACATAGCTTGCCAAAGCCAGCTTCCAGCTGATGATTGTACCTGTGAAACATGCACTAACAGCAATGGTTTCTGCAATCTTTGCATGTGTGTAGTCTGCAGCAAGTTTGACTTTGAAGTAAATACATGCCGTTGGATTGGATGTGACTTGTGTTCTCACTGGACTCACACGGATTGTGCCATTCGTGAGCAGCTTATTTGCATGGGCCCTTCTGTGAAGAGTGGAGCAGGAGCTAGTGAAATGGTTTTCAGGTGTCAAGCCTGTAACAGGACTTCAGAACTGTTGGGTTGGGTTAAAGATGTCTTCCAACATTGTGCACCATCATGGGATGGGGAAGCCTTAATGCGAGAACTTGATTTTGTTAGTAGGATTTTCCATGGCAGTAAGGATCAGCGAGGAAGGAAACTATTTTGGAAGTGTGATGATCTCAAGGAAAAACTTAAGACTGGAAAGGTGGATGCTAAGGCAGCATGCAGAGCAATTTTGATGGTTTTCCAAG AGCTTGAGATGGACTCTCCCAAGAGCCTGGAAAATTCAGAAGGTGGAAGGCTGATTGCTCCCCAAGAGGCATGCAATAGAATTGCTGAAGTGGTGCAAGAGGCTATAAGAAAGATGGAAATAGTCGCTGATGAGAAGATGAGGATGTTCAAGAAGGCTCGCTTGGCTCTTGAGGCTTGTGATCGTGAATTAGCCGATAAGGCCAGAGAAGCAGCAGAGCTCAAGATGGACAGGCAGAAAAAGAAGGTTCAGATTGAAGAGCTTGAGAGAATTGTGCGGCTTAAAACGGCAGAATCTGATATGTTCCAACTGAAAGCTAATGAAGCTAAAAGGGAGGCTGAGAAGCTCCAGAGGATTGCTCTTGCCAAGTCAGACAAATCAGAGGAGGAATATACTAGcaattatttaaaacaaaaattaagtgAGGCTGAGGCTGAGAAGCAATATCTGTATGAGAAGATCAAATTGCAGGAAAGTTCTCGAGTATCACAGAGCAGTAGCGGCGGTGATCCCTCTTCAATGCTGATGTATTCCAAAATCCATGATCTTCTGTACAGTGTTCCTCCCAAGGCAGACAGTCAATCTAATGAGTGCCACCCTTTCCGAACAAATCCATGA